The window ATTTAATCAAGGCACATAGGTTTCTTGGCAGGTCTTTTTCTGCAGCAGGAATTGGTTTTTCATTAGTACCACAAAGTCCCACAGGTATTGCACCAGCAGCTAGAACCAGTTCCTGTGGAGCAAAGGTGCAGTACATTCCCACTACCTTTTTACCATCATCCAAAGCCTTTTGCATGTTAATCTGATTTATTTCTCTTAAACTTTCAAATTCCTGGATCAATTCCTTTCTCACCAGCACACACTCCCTTTAAGCATAGTTAATGTAATAATACTCAAGGGAATATGTAAAAACAATTCCTAATATAGATACTTTCGTTCTATTTCTATCTGTATTATCAATAATTTTCTTTTTACAACAGCTTTGAGAGGTCTCCTAAGGGACTAAGATAATCCACTATTGTTTTAAGTAAGGCTAGCCTGTTGTTTTTAACATCCTCATCCTTGTCCATTACCATTACCTTTTCAAAGAATTCATCTATATATGGCCTTATTGCAGAAAACTTTTCCAGAATCTCTGTATATTCCTGAAATTCCCATAATGGCAATGCATCTCTTGACATTTCCTTGAACTTATTCCAGAGCATCTCTTCAGAACTGTCCTTAAAAAAATCCTCATTAACATTGAAGGTTGCCGCATTTTTTGCCAGGTTTCCAGCCCTTGTAAAGGCAGTAATAAGCTCGTCATACTGGGGATTATCCTTGAACTCCATTAAGGCTCTACCTTTGCTAACTGTTTCAAAGATATTATTCCAATTGCTTTCTAATACACAATTAACTACATCATAGCTCGCTCCATGCTCTTCAAGGAGACTTGCTACCCTTTGTTTGAAGAATTCTTTTAGAGCCGCCAGGGTTTCCTCTTTATCCATGTTAAGGCCCTGCTTCTCATAAGTTTCTAGAGAAGCCTCTATCAATGCGAAAAGATCAAGGTCAAGTCGGCCTTCAAACATCATATAGCAGATGCCCTGGGCCTGGCGCCTTAATGCATAGGGATCTCCTGCCCCTGTTGGTCTTAGCCCTGCAGCAAAACAACCACAAATTGTGTCAATTTTATCTGCCATGGCTATAACGGTACCAACTGTTGTTTCAGGAAGGGAATCACCTGAAAACCTTGGTTTATAATGCTCTTTGATAGCTACAGCTACCTCTTTCTTTTCTCCATGATGTAAAGCATAATAATATCCCATGATACCCTGGAGTTCTGGAAATTCATAAACCATATTTGATACCAGATCCGCCTTTGCAAGGTAATTTGCCCGTAATATATTGACCCTGGCAGCAGGAGATAAGGACAGCACATCTGCAATATAATTGGCAACATCCTGGTTTCTAATGATTTTCTGGTATAAAGTTCCAAGCTTTTCCTGAAAAACCACGGCTTTTAGTTTATCTACTTCTTGATCCAAGGGAGTTTTTACATCTTCTTCATAGAAAAACTTGCCGTCATTTAGCCTGGCTTCTAAGACCTTTTCATTTCCTTGAACAACAATATCAAGGTTTTTGTCATCTCCATTACGAACTGTAATAAACTTATTCAGGAGGTTGTCATTATCATCCCACACGGGAAAGTACTTCTGATGCTCCTTCATTACTGTTATTAAGCCTTCCTTTGGCAGTTTCAAATAAGATTGGGCAAACTTTCCGCAAAGGGCTGTGGGATATTCCAGTAAAAAGTTTATTTCTTCTAAGAGCTCTGGATCAGGCTTTACCCTACCCCCTTCTTTTCGTGCCAGGTCTTGGATCTGCTTCCAGATAATGTCCTGTCTTTTATCTTGATCCACTATTACATAGTTTTCCTCCAGCCTGGAAAAATAGCTGAACGCATCTGGCAGCTCTATATGCTTCTTGCCGAGGAAACGATGACCCTGTGTTGCTCTGCCTGATACAACACCCTCCACCTCAATGGGAATAATTTCATTACCATAAAGGCAAACCAGCCACCTGATAGGCCTTACAAAGCGTATATTAAGATATCCCCAGCGCATTGGCTTTGGAAATTCCAGAC of the Desulfitibacter alkalitolerans DSM 16504 genome contains:
- the glyS gene encoding glycine--tRNA ligase subunit beta, which translates into the protein MVKDFLFEIGTEEIPARFMAGALKELKIKTQKLLEKERLAYKEINTYGTPRRLTVYIKDLVEVGEGLVEEKKGPSVKAAFDSQGNYTKAAQGFARGQQIAVEDLIIRDTPGGQYLYAIVEKKGENIKDLFPKILPELILSLEFPKPMRWGYLNIRFVRPIRWLVCLYGNEIIPIEVEGVVSGRATQGHRFLGKKHIELPDAFSYFSRLEENYVIVDQDKRQDIIWKQIQDLARKEGGRVKPDPELLEEINFLLEYPTALCGKFAQSYLKLPKEGLITVMKEHQKYFPVWDDNDNLLNKFITVRNGDDKNLDIVVQGNEKVLEARLNDGKFFYEEDVKTPLDQEVDKLKAVVFQEKLGTLYQKIIRNQDVANYIADVLSLSPAARVNILRANYLAKADLVSNMVYEFPELQGIMGYYYALHHGEKKEVAVAIKEHYKPRFSGDSLPETTVGTVIAMADKIDTICGCFAAGLRPTGAGDPYALRRQAQGICYMMFEGRLDLDLFALIEASLETYEKQGLNMDKEETLAALKEFFKQRVASLLEEHGASYDVVNCVLESNWNNIFETVSKGRALMEFKDNPQYDELITAFTRAGNLAKNAATFNVNEDFFKDSSEEMLWNKFKEMSRDALPLWEFQEYTEILEKFSAIRPYIDEFFEKVMVMDKDEDVKNNRLALLKTIVDYLSPLGDLSKLL